A genomic region of Metopolophium dirhodum isolate CAU chromosome 1, ASM1992520v1, whole genome shotgun sequence contains the following coding sequences:
- the LOC132933576 gene encoding cilia- and flagella-associated protein 45-like → MSTKFSDNVVVEPIPSKKIEIQKYRTPCEAYKIDRKDDNEIKKSEESSKEQPRSDLDQYKLQQQICKLDKLGKSIQSLPGKRVLDKNTYGRLKNAAVVVTAEERRMAIQQHIANEERLKAESAARKEHLQKFNMFKTKGPKLAQLDEEANKKTNYLLNRAYELRQEQEYEIKQCNSLILSTKCHAIRCAQIEEKELIQKEMKQEQRRSEELMEQQRLLAAKKYEKAVEADRLKKKLQATEIVQQMKENEITREWEAARASEDARVRTEAAIEAQRAEVIDYRDKLIKQAEMRKEFLQINAQLKDLKSIEKELVKVEILQIQAYDKKKNEREMAYEEEMKKLKMSKEKEIAKIQANQKATQDFQAAKDELNALRTQDKVEREWRRKEHEEAVRKVKQNEDLKEARRQQIEGQRESYAFEIQREKEEFDKIIKLNVEDIERTKESDRQTKMKLDEHRKNLLKQISEKELERIKERKDFFQEGVTYQQEEAAREKALRNTMQKKVDGLRAHKLPTKYVQGIERHLKLRD, encoded by the exons ATGAGTACAAAGTTCTCCGATAATGTTGTGGTGGAACCTATTCCttcaaaaaaaatagaaattcaaaaatatcgtaCACCATGTGAAGCGTACAAAATAGACCGCAAGGATGATAATGAAATTAAGAAATCCGAAGAAAGCTCCAAAGAGCAGCCGCGTAGTGATTTGGACCAGTACAAATTACAGCAGCAAATTTGTAAGCTAGACAAATTAGGTAAATCAATTCAGTCTTTACCGGGCAAACGGGTACTGGACAAAAACACGTACGGTCGGTTAAAAAATGCTGCCGTGGTGGTGACTGCGGAAGAACGGCGAATGGCTATTCAACAGCACATTGCCAACGAAGAACGGCTAAAAGCTGAAAGCGCAGCCAGGAAAGAACATTTACAAAAGTTTAACATGTTTAAGACTAAAGGGCCAAAACTTGCTCAG ttagaTGAAGAAGCAAACAAAAAGACTAACTATCTATTGAATAGAGCATATGAATTAAGGCAAGAACAAGagtatgaaataaaacaatgcAATTCGTTAATATTGAGTACTAAATGTCATGCAATAAGATGTGCACAAATTGAAGAAAAAGAACTTATACA AAAAGAAATGAAACAAGAACAACGCAGATCGGAGGAATTAATGGAACAACAGCGTTTATTGGCAGCTAAGAAGTACGAAAAAGCAGTAGAAGCtgacagattaaaaaaaaaattacaagcaACAGAAATTGTACAACAGATGAAAGAAAATGAGATCACCAGAGAATGGGAAGCTGCTAGAGCTTCAGAA GATGCAAGGGTTCGTACAGAAGCTGCAATTGAAGCTCAGCGAGCTGAAGTGATAGATTACAGGgataaattgataaaacaaGCTGAGATGAGAAaagaatttttacaaattaatgcGCAGCTAAAAGACTTAAAATCAATCGAAAAAGAATTAGTCAAAGTTGAAATCTTACAG ATACAAGCatacgataaaaaaaagaatgaaCGGGAAATGGCATATGAAGAGGAGATGAAAAAACTTAAGATGTCTAAGGAAAAAGAAATTGCCAAGATTCAAGCGAATCAAAAGGCCACGCAAGATTTTCAGGCCGCAAAGGATGAGCTAAATGCACTCCGAACACAAGACAAA GTAGAACGAGAGTGGCGACGTAAAGAACACGAAGAGGCTGTAAGAAAAGTAAAACAAAACGAAGATTTGAAGGAAGCTCGGCGACAACAAATTGAAGGACAAAGGGAAAGTTATGCTTTTGAAATACAAAGGGAAAAAGAAGagtttgacaaaattattaaactcaACGTAGAGGACATCGAAAGAACGAAAGAATCTGATAGACAAACTAAAATG aaacttGATGAGCATAGGAAAAATTTACTGAAGCAGATTAGTGAAAAAGAATTGGAAAGAATCAAGGAAAGAAAAGACTTTTTTCAGGAAGGCGTCACATACCAACAAGAAGAAGCTGCCAGGGAAAAAGCATTACGTAATACAATGCAAAAGAAAGTCGATGGGcttag ggCACATAAATTACCGACGAAGTATGTACAAGGCATCGagagacatttaaaattaagagACTAA